Genomic DNA from uncultured Methanospirillum sp.:
CCGGTGACTCTGAATCGAGATGACCGCCTTCTTGATGAGATCCGGGCGGTACTCGGATGCAAAGACAGACGGGAGTTCAATCTCATGGTCAACCGAACCTGACAATGATAAAACCTGTGCTTTCATCTAACTCACCCCTGTTTGCTCTGCTGGCTCACGAATTCAACCACAGGCTCGCGGATCTTATGCTCACCCTGGCGGATTGCGTGTCTGATTCTTACAAGGCGCTTGCACGGACCTGGAAGTGAACCCTTGATGAGAACATACCGGCTCCGGACGTTACCATAGTGCAGGAATCCTCCCTCTGGGGTCACATCTGCGCCATCTTCTCCGATCCGGATGAGGCGCTTGTTGTATTCAGTCCGCTGCTGGTATCCCATCTGACCCATCATCGGAACCTGCCACCGTACATGGTGCGGATTCCATGGTCCGAGGGTACCAACATGGCGTTCTTTGCCACCACGGGAGTGCTTGCGTTTGCGGAGGTGAACTCCCCAGCGCTTTACAGGACCCTGCGTACCTTTTCCTTTGGTGATTGCAGTAACATCGGTGTACTGACCAACCTGAAACATGCCACGGATGTCAACATCCTTTCCAAGCATGCCGACAGCAAAGTCGAACCGTTCTGCAATGCTTCCTCCACCAACACGAGTCTCCATAAGGTCAGGGACCTTCTTTGGGACACCGGTGAGAAGTGCAGGGCGGGTGTATGTAATGGCAACGACATCGACGATCTTGTCTGCTTCAATTGCCTCGCGAATCTTCTTTTCAGCCTCTTCGCGTTTGTAATTCTTTGGCAGGTTGATTCTGCGTCCGAGGTCTGACTCAAGGTTCTCTGCCCAGATCTCGGTCATCGGGTGGTGACCGTAGGTATCTTTGCGGTAAACACGGATTGCAGCAACCTTCATATCAGGTACTTCAACAACCGTGACAGGAACCATGATGTCCTTGCCTTCATTTGGACTCTTAACATGGTCGTCGACCATGATGACATGGGTCATTCCAACCTTATATCCGGCAAAACCCTGGAGCGCTGGCTCTCCTTCATATGCGGGCCATGCATGATATTTCGGCACCTGGCTCTTCGCCCGTTTCCGTGGGCTGAATGCCAGGGAACCCATGCGGGGTCTGTGTACGTTTGGCATTTTTCAATCAGTCCTTCTGTCTGTATCAGATCATTCAGGCAGTTCTGCCAGAATGATAGTCGATGCAGGATCAGAGACACGAAGTATACCTTATAGCAGAAGCTGCATGAAGCGGAACTTCTGCTGAACGAACGTTCAGACCTGCCTCTCCCCACAGCGTCAAGG
This window encodes:
- the rpl3p gene encoding 50S ribosomal protein L3, with translation MPNVHRPRMGSLAFSPRKRAKSQVPKYHAWPAYEGEPALQGFAGYKVGMTHVIMVDDHVKSPNEGKDIMVPVTVVEVPDMKVAAIRVYRKDTYGHHPMTEIWAENLESDLGRRINLPKNYKREEAEKKIREAIEADKIVDVVAITYTRPALLTGVPKKVPDLMETRVGGGSIAERFDFAVGMLGKDVDIRGMFQVGQYTDVTAITKGKGTQGPVKRWGVHLRKRKHSRGGKERHVGTLGPWNPHHVRWQVPMMGQMGYQQRTEYNKRLIRIGEDGADVTPEGGFLHYGNVRSRYVLIKGSLPGPCKRLVRIRHAIRQGEHKIREPVVEFVSQQSKQG